A single window of Fischerella sp. PCC 9605 DNA harbors:
- the psbM gene encoding photosystem II reaction center protein PsbM: MQVNDLGFVASILFVLVPAVFLIILYIQTASRESKKDT; the protein is encoded by the coding sequence ATGCAGGTTAATGACCTGGGGTTTGTAGCCAGCATTCTGTTTGTGCTAGTCCCCGCCGTTTTTCTGATCATTCTTTACATTCAAACAGCTAGCCGCGAAAGTAAAAAAGATACTTAA
- a CDS encoding 2Fe-2S iron-sulfur cluster-binding protein: MGNIKFVKENKEVIAANGANLRQKALENGIDIYKIWGKMMNCGGYGQCGTCIVEIVEGKENLSPPTDVEKRFLKKKPANYRLACQTLVNGPVSVVTKPD; this comes from the coding sequence ATGGGTAACATCAAATTCGTAAAAGAGAATAAAGAAGTCATAGCTGCGAATGGTGCCAACCTGCGCCAAAAAGCCTTAGAAAACGGGATTGACATCTATAAAATTTGGGGAAAAATGATGAATTGTGGTGGCTACGGTCAGTGTGGCACCTGTATTGTTGAGATCGTTGAAGGAAAGGAAAATCTTTCGCCCCCTACAGATGTAGAGAAGCGTTTTTTAAAGAAAAAGCCTGCAAATTACCGTCTTGCTTGTCAAACCTTAGTGAACGGCCCGGTTAGTGTAGTAACAAAACCTGATTAA
- a CDS encoding universal stress protein: MIQNILLAVSGLGHAEEMLKTLKDVPSIQRAKVTVLHVVPPQSTAESMTAKWEEGGKILANAIQSLALNPSQVSSILRQGEPKDVVCQVADEIDADLIIMGSRGLKRLQSILANSVSQYVFQLSSRPMLLVKDDIYVKKINRIMVAMDNSDASKHCLDLALFLIRDIKGGELILSHVITDLGGESAASANQVNPEQHPVLAAAVAEARKHGVQPRCVLSMGKPGEKICRLAEELNVDLLLLGSPDRRPSIAKSFVDLDRLLGASLSDYVRINATCPVLLARTAA; encoded by the coding sequence ATGATACAAAACATTTTGCTGGCTGTCTCCGGATTGGGACACGCGGAAGAAATGCTAAAAACCTTGAAGGATGTGCCATCAATTCAAAGGGCAAAAGTTACAGTTTTGCACGTGGTTCCGCCACAAAGCACCGCCGAATCCATGACAGCTAAGTGGGAAGAAGGTGGCAAAATCCTGGCAAATGCTATTCAGTCTTTAGCCTTAAATCCTAGCCAAGTCTCTTCTATTTTGCGGCAAGGCGAGCCTAAGGATGTAGTTTGCCAAGTAGCAGATGAAATCGATGCAGATTTAATTATTATGGGTTCTCGCGGACTCAAGCGACTGCAATCGATTTTAGCTAACTCAGTAAGTCAGTACGTTTTCCAATTATCTTCTCGCCCCATGTTGCTGGTAAAAGATGACATTTATGTCAAAAAAATTAACCGCATCATGGTGGCAATGGATAATTCTGATGCTTCAAAACACTGTTTGGACTTAGCTTTGTTTTTGATTCGAGATATTAAGGGAGGAGAGTTAATTCTTTCGCATGTGATCACAGATTTAGGAGGTGAATCTGCTGCATCAGCAAATCAGGTTAATCCCGAACAACATCCTGTTTTAGCAGCAGCTGTCGCGGAAGCGAGAAAACACGGGGTGCAACCTCGTTGTGTGCTTAGTATGGGTAAACCGGGTGAAAAAATTTGTCGCTTGGCAGAGGAGTTAAATGTAGATCTGTTGTTACTTGGTTCTCCAGATCGGCGTCCTTCCATTGCTAAGAGTTTCGTAGATCTAGACAGACTTTTAGGTGCTTCTTTGTCTGATTACGTGAGAATAAATGCTACTTGCCCAGTTTTGTTAGCACGAACTGCTGCTTAA
- a CDS encoding photosystem II reaction center protein K — translation METALLLAKLPEAFQIFDPLVDVLPLIPLFFLLLAFVWQAAVGFR, via the coding sequence ATGGAAACAGCACTATTATTAGCAAAATTGCCTGAAGCATTCCAAATTTTTGACCCTTTGGTAGATGTTCTACCGCTCATTCCTTTATTCTTCTTGCTGTTGGCTTTTGTTTGGCAAGCAGCCGTGGGTTTCAGGTAA